One window of the Helicoverpa zea isolate HzStark_Cry1AcR chromosome 7, ilHelZeax1.1, whole genome shotgun sequence genome contains the following:
- the LOC124631596 gene encoding glutamate-gated chloride channel isoform X14 — MGWSCVVARVVAIFLMLSRASALTSDIFAAGKSDKEILDNLLKNSRYDKRLLPPVDDPEFCCGLTSPNDSLAQNNVGLSSLRPRSHNRGVLTVNVSVLLLSLASPDESSLKYEVEFLLQQQWYDPRLRYSNQSHYDFLNAIHHHEDIWLPDTYFIMHGDFKEFSQHSWDPIIPMHFALRIYRNGTINYLMRRHLILSCQGRLNIFPFDDPLCSFALESISYEQSAITYVWKNDEDTLRKSPSLTTLNAYLIQNQTIPCPIKASWRAEGNSLYEEDEEMTCNLCQRRFEEQGNYSCLKVDLIFTRDRAFYFTTVFIPGIILVTSSFITFWLEWNAVPARSMIGVTTMLNFFTTSNGFRSTLPVVSNLTAMNVWDGVCMCFIYASLLEFVCVNYVGRKRPLHNVVYRPGENPVTQRLPAVLSRIGIILASPLEAMAFLQWARQEPQVESSSAGDKKRESTGGADLVSCTACTGPGACTHTANNGGVSEPCFVQVRKKEPPHPIRVAKTIDVIARITFPTAYAVFLIFFFIHYKAFS, encoded by the exons ATGGGTTGGTCATGCGTCGTGGCACGCGTTGTGGCCATCTTCCTCATGCTCAGCCGAGCATCAGCCCTCACATCAGACAT ATTTGCAGCGGGAAAGTCGGACAAAGAGATACTGGACAACCTTCTGAAAAACTCCCGCTATGACAAAAGACTGCTGCCACCAGTAGATG ATCCAGAATTCTGTTGTGGTCTAACTTCGCCCAACGACTCTCTGGCTCAAAATAATGTGGGGCTCTCGTCTCTGCGGCCTCGCTCGCACAATCGTG gtgTCCTCACCGTAAATGTAAGCGTACTACTTCTTAGCTTAGCCTCTCCAGACGAATCTAGTctt AAATACGAAGTGGAATTCTTACTTCAGCAGCAGTGGTACGATCCTCGACTGCGCTATTCCAACCAGTCCCATTACGACTTCCTTAACGCCATCCATCATCACGAAGATATCTGGTTGCCGGATACTTATTTCATCATGCACGGTGACTTTAAG GAGTTTTCCCAGCACTCATGG GACCCGATAATACCGATGCATTTCGCTTTGCGAATATATCGCAATGGTACTATAAACTATTTGATGCGGCGGCATCTCATCCTGTCGTGTCAGGGACGGCTCAACATCTTTCCTTTTGATGACCCATTGTGTTCATTTGCCTTAGAAAGTA TATCGTACGAGCAGTCAGCCATCACCTACGTGTGGAAGAACGACGAAGACACGCTGCGCAAGTCACCGTCACTGACGACTCTCAATGCATACCTCATCCAGAATCAAACCATTCCCTGCCCTATCAAAGCCAGTTGGAGAG CTGAGGGTAATTCACTTTACGAGGAAGACGAAGAGATGACATGTAATCTTTGCCAGAGACGCTTTGAGGAGCAAG GTAACTACAGCTGTCTAAAGGTCGACTTAATATTTACTAGAGACCGAGCGTTCTACTTTACTACAGTATTTATCCCTGGAATAATTCTGGTGACCTCTTCCTTCATCACGTTTTGGCTGGAATGGAATGCAGTACCAGCCCGTTCTATGATAG GTGTAACAACGATGTTGAATTTTTTCACTACATCGAATGGATTCAGATCGACATTGCCAGTGGTGTCGAACCTGACAGCGATGAACGTGTGGGACGGCGTGTGCATGTGTTTTATCTATGCGTCCTTACTAGAGTTCGTGTGTGTCAACTACGTGGGTAGGAAACGACCCCTACACAACGTCGTCTACCGACCCGGTGAAAATCCAGTCACACAG CGATTGCCTGCAGTCCTGAGCAGAATTGGCATTATACTGGCCAGCCCCTTG GAGGCGATGGCTTTCCTCCAATGGGCCAGACAAGAGCCTCAAGTGGAGAGTAGCAGCGCT GGTGATAAAAAGCGTGAGTCTACAGGAGGAGCGGACCTAGTGTCTTGTACAGCGTGCACGGGTCCCGGCGCCTGCACGCACACCGCCAATAATGGCGGCGTCTCGGAG CCATGTTTCGTCCAGGTTCGCAAAAAAGAACCACCGCACCCGATCCGCGTGGCGAAGACGATTGACGTGATCGCACGGATCACGTTCCCCACTGCCTACGCCGTGTTTCTCATCTTCTTCTTCATTCACTATAAGGCGTTCTCTTAA
- the LOC124631596 gene encoding glutamate-gated chloride channel isoform X24, whose translation MGWSCVVARVVAIFLMLSRASALTSDIFAAGKSDKEILDNLLKNSRYDKRLLPPVDDPEFCCGLTSPNDSLAQNNVGLSSLRPRSHNRGVLTVNVSVLLLSLASPDESSLKYEVEFLLQQQWYDPRLRYSNQSHYDFLNAIHHHEDIWLPDTYFIMHGDFKDPIIPMHFALRIYRNGTINYLMRRHLILSCQGRLNIFPFDDPLCSFALESISYEQSAITYVWKNDEDTLRKSPSLTTLNAYLIQNQTIPCPIKASWRGNYSCLKVDLIFTRDRSFYFTTVFIPGIILVTSSFITFWLEWNAVPARVMIGVTTMLNFFTTSNGFRSTLPVVSNLTAMNVWDGVCMCFIYASLLEFVCVNYVGRKRPLHNVVYRPGENPVTQRLPAVLSRIGIILASPLGDKKRESTGGADLVSCTACTGPGACTHTANNGGVSEPCFVQVRKKEPPHPIRVAKTIDVIARITFPTAYAVFLIFFFIHYKAFS comes from the exons ATGGGTTGGTCATGCGTCGTGGCACGCGTTGTGGCCATCTTCCTCATGCTCAGCCGAGCATCAGCCCTCACATCAGACAT ATTTGCAGCGGGAAAGTCGGACAAAGAGATACTGGACAACCTTCTGAAAAACTCCCGCTATGACAAAAGACTGCTGCCACCAGTAGATG ATCCAGAATTCTGTTGTGGTCTAACTTCGCCCAACGACTCTCTGGCTCAAAATAATGTGGGGCTCTCGTCTCTGCGGCCTCGCTCGCACAATCGTG gtgTCCTCACCGTAAATGTAAGCGTACTACTTCTTAGCTTAGCCTCTCCAGACGAATCTAGTctt AAATACGAAGTGGAATTCTTACTTCAGCAGCAGTGGTACGATCCTCGACTGCGCTATTCCAACCAGTCCCATTACGACTTCCTTAACGCCATCCATCATCACGAAGATATCTGGTTGCCGGATACTTATTTCATCATGCACGGTGACTTTAAG GACCCGATAATACCGATGCATTTCGCTTTGCGAATATATCGCAATGGTACTATAAACTATTTGATGCGGCGGCATCTCATCCTGTCGTGTCAGGGACGGCTCAACATCTTTCCTTTTGATGACCCATTGTGTTCATTTGCCTTAGAAAGTA TATCGTACGAGCAGTCAGCCATCACCTACGTGTGGAAGAACGACGAAGACACGCTGCGCAAGTCACCGTCACTGACGACTCTCAATGCATACCTCATCCAGAATCAAACCATTCCCTGCCCTATCAAAGCCAGTTGGAGAG GTAATTACAGCTGCCTCAAAGTGGATCTTATCTTCACGCGGGATAGATCATTTTACTTCACCACAGTTTTCATTCCGGGGATCATTTTGGTGACTTCATCGTTTATTACTTTTTGGCTGGAATGGAATGCAGTGCCTGCTAGAGTAATGATAG GTGTAACAACGATGTTGAATTTTTTCACTACATCGAATGGATTCAGATCGACATTGCCAGTGGTGTCGAACCTGACAGCGATGAACGTGTGGGACGGCGTGTGCATGTGTTTTATCTATGCGTCCTTACTAGAGTTCGTGTGTGTCAACTACGTGGGTAGGAAACGACCCCTACACAACGTCGTCTACCGACCCGGTGAAAATCCAGTCACACAG CGATTGCCTGCAGTCCTGAGCAGAATTGGCATTATACTGGCCAGCCCCTTG GGTGATAAAAAGCGTGAGTCTACAGGAGGAGCGGACCTAGTGTCTTGTACAGCGTGCACGGGTCCCGGCGCCTGCACGCACACCGCCAATAATGGCGGCGTCTCGGAG CCATGTTTCGTCCAGGTTCGCAAAAAAGAACCACCGCACCCGATCCGCGTGGCGAAGACGATTGACGTGATCGCACGGATCACGTTCCCCACTGCCTACGCCGTGTTTCTCATCTTCTTCTTCATTCACTATAAGGCGTTCTCTTAA
- the LOC124631596 gene encoding glutamate-gated chloride channel isoform X23 translates to MGWSCVVARVVAIFLMLSRASALTSDIFAAGKSDKEILDNLLKNSRYDKRLLPPVDDPEFCCGLTSPNDSLAQNNVGLSSLRPRSHNRGVLTVNVSVLLLSLASPDESSLKYEVEFLLQQQWYDPRLRYSNQSHYDFLNAIHHHEDIWLPDTYFIMHGDFKDPIIPMHFALRIYRNGTINYLMRRHLILSCQGRLNIFPFDDPLCSFALESISYEQSAITYVWKNDEDTLRKSPSLTTLNAYLIQNQTIPCPIKASWRGNYSCLKVDLIFTRDRAFYFTTVFIPGIILVTSSFITFWLEWNAVPARSMIGVTTMLNFFTTSNGFRSTLPVVSNLTAMNVWDGVCMCFIYASLLEFVCVNYVGRKRPLHNVVYRPGENPVTQRLPAVLSRIGIILASPLGDKKRESTGGADLVSCTACTGPGACTHTANNGGVSEPCFVQVRKKEPPHPIRVAKTIDVIARITFPTAYAVFLIFFFIHYKAFS, encoded by the exons ATGGGTTGGTCATGCGTCGTGGCACGCGTTGTGGCCATCTTCCTCATGCTCAGCCGAGCATCAGCCCTCACATCAGACAT ATTTGCAGCGGGAAAGTCGGACAAAGAGATACTGGACAACCTTCTGAAAAACTCCCGCTATGACAAAAGACTGCTGCCACCAGTAGATG ATCCAGAATTCTGTTGTGGTCTAACTTCGCCCAACGACTCTCTGGCTCAAAATAATGTGGGGCTCTCGTCTCTGCGGCCTCGCTCGCACAATCGTG gtgTCCTCACCGTAAATGTAAGCGTACTACTTCTTAGCTTAGCCTCTCCAGACGAATCTAGTctt AAATACGAAGTGGAATTCTTACTTCAGCAGCAGTGGTACGATCCTCGACTGCGCTATTCCAACCAGTCCCATTACGACTTCCTTAACGCCATCCATCATCACGAAGATATCTGGTTGCCGGATACTTATTTCATCATGCACGGTGACTTTAAG GACCCGATAATACCGATGCATTTCGCTTTGCGAATATATCGCAATGGTACTATAAACTATTTGATGCGGCGGCATCTCATCCTGTCGTGTCAGGGACGGCTCAACATCTTTCCTTTTGATGACCCATTGTGTTCATTTGCCTTAGAAAGTA TATCGTACGAGCAGTCAGCCATCACCTACGTGTGGAAGAACGACGAAGACACGCTGCGCAAGTCACCGTCACTGACGACTCTCAATGCATACCTCATCCAGAATCAAACCATTCCCTGCCCTATCAAAGCCAGTTGGAGAG GTAACTACAGCTGTCTAAAGGTCGACTTAATATTTACTAGAGACCGAGCGTTCTACTTTACTACAGTATTTATCCCTGGAATAATTCTGGTGACCTCTTCCTTCATCACGTTTTGGCTGGAATGGAATGCAGTACCAGCCCGTTCTATGATAG GTGTAACAACGATGTTGAATTTTTTCACTACATCGAATGGATTCAGATCGACATTGCCAGTGGTGTCGAACCTGACAGCGATGAACGTGTGGGACGGCGTGTGCATGTGTTTTATCTATGCGTCCTTACTAGAGTTCGTGTGTGTCAACTACGTGGGTAGGAAACGACCCCTACACAACGTCGTCTACCGACCCGGTGAAAATCCAGTCACACAG CGATTGCCTGCAGTCCTGAGCAGAATTGGCATTATACTGGCCAGCCCCTTG GGTGATAAAAAGCGTGAGTCTACAGGAGGAGCGGACCTAGTGTCTTGTACAGCGTGCACGGGTCCCGGCGCCTGCACGCACACCGCCAATAATGGCGGCGTCTCGGAG CCATGTTTCGTCCAGGTTCGCAAAAAAGAACCACCGCACCCGATCCGCGTGGCGAAGACGATTGACGTGATCGCACGGATCACGTTCCCCACTGCCTACGCCGTGTTTCTCATCTTCTTCTTCATTCACTATAAGGCGTTCTCTTAA
- the LOC124631596 gene encoding glutamate-gated chloride channel isoform X16 yields the protein MGWSCVVARVVAIFLMLSRASALTSDIFAAGKSDKEILDNLLKNSRYDKRLLPPVDDPEFCCGLTSPNDSLAQNNVGLSSLRPRSHNRGVLTVNVSVLLLSLASPDESSLKYEVEFLLQQQWYDPRLRYSNQSHYDFLNAIHHHEDIWLPDTYFIMHGDFKEFSQHSWDPIIPMHFALRIYRNGTINYLMRRHLILSCQGRLNIFPFDDPLCSFALESISYEQSAITYVWKNDEDTLRKSPSLTTLNAYLIQNQTIPCPIKASWRGNYSCLKVDLIFTRDRSFYFTTVFIPGIILVTSSFITFWLEWNAVPARVMIGVTTMLNFFTTSNGFRSTLPVVSNLTAMNVWDGVCMCFIYASLLEFVCVNYVGRKRPLHNVVYRPGENPVTQRLPAVLSRIGIILASPLEAMAFLQWARQEPQVESSSAGDKKRESTGGADLVSCTACTGPGACTHTANNGGVSEPCFVQVRKKEPPHPIRVAKTIDVIARITFPTAYAVFLIFFFIHYKAFS from the exons ATGGGTTGGTCATGCGTCGTGGCACGCGTTGTGGCCATCTTCCTCATGCTCAGCCGAGCATCAGCCCTCACATCAGACAT ATTTGCAGCGGGAAAGTCGGACAAAGAGATACTGGACAACCTTCTGAAAAACTCCCGCTATGACAAAAGACTGCTGCCACCAGTAGATG ATCCAGAATTCTGTTGTGGTCTAACTTCGCCCAACGACTCTCTGGCTCAAAATAATGTGGGGCTCTCGTCTCTGCGGCCTCGCTCGCACAATCGTG gtgTCCTCACCGTAAATGTAAGCGTACTACTTCTTAGCTTAGCCTCTCCAGACGAATCTAGTctt AAATACGAAGTGGAATTCTTACTTCAGCAGCAGTGGTACGATCCTCGACTGCGCTATTCCAACCAGTCCCATTACGACTTCCTTAACGCCATCCATCATCACGAAGATATCTGGTTGCCGGATACTTATTTCATCATGCACGGTGACTTTAAG GAGTTTTCCCAGCACTCATGG GACCCGATAATACCGATGCATTTCGCTTTGCGAATATATCGCAATGGTACTATAAACTATTTGATGCGGCGGCATCTCATCCTGTCGTGTCAGGGACGGCTCAACATCTTTCCTTTTGATGACCCATTGTGTTCATTTGCCTTAGAAAGTA TATCGTACGAGCAGTCAGCCATCACCTACGTGTGGAAGAACGACGAAGACACGCTGCGCAAGTCACCGTCACTGACGACTCTCAATGCATACCTCATCCAGAATCAAACCATTCCCTGCCCTATCAAAGCCAGTTGGAGAG GTAATTACAGCTGCCTCAAAGTGGATCTTATCTTCACGCGGGATAGATCATTTTACTTCACCACAGTTTTCATTCCGGGGATCATTTTGGTGACTTCATCGTTTATTACTTTTTGGCTGGAATGGAATGCAGTGCCTGCTAGAGTAATGATAG GTGTAACAACGATGTTGAATTTTTTCACTACATCGAATGGATTCAGATCGACATTGCCAGTGGTGTCGAACCTGACAGCGATGAACGTGTGGGACGGCGTGTGCATGTGTTTTATCTATGCGTCCTTACTAGAGTTCGTGTGTGTCAACTACGTGGGTAGGAAACGACCCCTACACAACGTCGTCTACCGACCCGGTGAAAATCCAGTCACACAG CGATTGCCTGCAGTCCTGAGCAGAATTGGCATTATACTGGCCAGCCCCTTG GAGGCGATGGCTTTCCTCCAATGGGCCAGACAAGAGCCTCAAGTGGAGAGTAGCAGCGCT GGTGATAAAAAGCGTGAGTCTACAGGAGGAGCGGACCTAGTGTCTTGTACAGCGTGCACGGGTCCCGGCGCCTGCACGCACACCGCCAATAATGGCGGCGTCTCGGAG CCATGTTTCGTCCAGGTTCGCAAAAAAGAACCACCGCACCCGATCCGCGTGGCGAAGACGATTGACGTGATCGCACGGATCACGTTCCCCACTGCCTACGCCGTGTTTCTCATCTTCTTCTTCATTCACTATAAGGCGTTCTCTTAA
- the LOC124631596 gene encoding glutamate-gated chloride channel isoform X7 codes for MGWSCVVARVVAIFLMLSRASALTSDIFAAGKSDKEILDNLLKNSRYDKRLLPPVDDPEFCCGLTSPNDSLAQNNVGLSSLRPRSHNRGVLTVNVSVLLLSLASPDESSLKYEVEFLLQQQWYDPRLRYSNQSHYDFLNAIHHHEDIWLPDTYFIMHGDFKEFSQHSWDPIIPMHFALRIYRNGTINYLMRRHLILSCQGRLNIFPFDDPLCSFALESISYEQSAITYVWKNDEDTLRKSPSLTTLNAYLIQNQTIPCPIKASWRAEGNSLYEEDEEMTCNLCQRRFEEQGNYSCLKVDLIFTRDRAFYFTTVFIPGIILVTSSFITFWLEWNAVPARSMIGNYSCLKVDLIFTRDRSFYFTTVFIPGIILVTSSFITFWLEWNAVPARVMIGVTTMLNFFTTSNGFRSTLPVVSNLTAMNVWDGVCMCFIYASLLEFVCVNYVGRKRPLHNVVYRPGENPVTQRLPAVLSRIGIILASPLPGDKKRESTGGADLVSCTACTGPGACTHTANNGGVSEVRKKEPPHPIRVAKTIDVIARITFPTAYAVFLIFFFIHYKAFS; via the exons ATGGGTTGGTCATGCGTCGTGGCACGCGTTGTGGCCATCTTCCTCATGCTCAGCCGAGCATCAGCCCTCACATCAGACAT ATTTGCAGCGGGAAAGTCGGACAAAGAGATACTGGACAACCTTCTGAAAAACTCCCGCTATGACAAAAGACTGCTGCCACCAGTAGATG ATCCAGAATTCTGTTGTGGTCTAACTTCGCCCAACGACTCTCTGGCTCAAAATAATGTGGGGCTCTCGTCTCTGCGGCCTCGCTCGCACAATCGTG gtgTCCTCACCGTAAATGTAAGCGTACTACTTCTTAGCTTAGCCTCTCCAGACGAATCTAGTctt AAATACGAAGTGGAATTCTTACTTCAGCAGCAGTGGTACGATCCTCGACTGCGCTATTCCAACCAGTCCCATTACGACTTCCTTAACGCCATCCATCATCACGAAGATATCTGGTTGCCGGATACTTATTTCATCATGCACGGTGACTTTAAG GAGTTTTCCCAGCACTCATGG GACCCGATAATACCGATGCATTTCGCTTTGCGAATATATCGCAATGGTACTATAAACTATTTGATGCGGCGGCATCTCATCCTGTCGTGTCAGGGACGGCTCAACATCTTTCCTTTTGATGACCCATTGTGTTCATTTGCCTTAGAAAGTA TATCGTACGAGCAGTCAGCCATCACCTACGTGTGGAAGAACGACGAAGACACGCTGCGCAAGTCACCGTCACTGACGACTCTCAATGCATACCTCATCCAGAATCAAACCATTCCCTGCCCTATCAAAGCCAGTTGGAGAG CTGAGGGTAATTCACTTTACGAGGAAGACGAAGAGATGACATGTAATCTTTGCCAGAGACGCTTTGAGGAGCAAG GTAACTACAGCTGTCTAAAGGTCGACTTAATATTTACTAGAGACCGAGCGTTCTACTTTACTACAGTATTTATCCCTGGAATAATTCTGGTGACCTCTTCCTTCATCACGTTTTGGCTGGAATGGAATGCAGTACCAGCCCGTTCTATGATAG GTAATTACAGCTGCCTCAAAGTGGATCTTATCTTCACGCGGGATAGATCATTTTACTTCACCACAGTTTTCATTCCGGGGATCATTTTGGTGACTTCATCGTTTATTACTTTTTGGCTGGAATGGAATGCAGTGCCTGCTAGAGTAATGATAG GTGTAACAACGATGTTGAATTTTTTCACTACATCGAATGGATTCAGATCGACATTGCCAGTGGTGTCGAACCTGACAGCGATGAACGTGTGGGACGGCGTGTGCATGTGTTTTATCTATGCGTCCTTACTAGAGTTCGTGTGTGTCAACTACGTGGGTAGGAAACGACCCCTACACAACGTCGTCTACCGACCCGGTGAAAATCCAGTCACACAG CGATTGCCTGCAGTCCTGAGCAGAATTGGCATTATACTGGCCAGCCCCTTG CCT GGTGATAAAAAGCGTGAGTCTACAGGAGGAGCGGACCTAGTGTCTTGTACAGCGTGCACGGGTCCCGGCGCCTGCACGCACACCGCCAATAATGGCGGCGTCTCGGAG GTTCGCAAAAAAGAACCACCGCACCCGATCCGCGTGGCGAAGACGATTGACGTGATCGCACGGATCACGTTCCCCACTGCCTACGCCGTGTTTCTCATCTTCTTCTTCATTCACTATAAGGCGTTCTCTTAA
- the LOC124631596 gene encoding glutamate-gated chloride channel isoform X40, which yields MGWSCVVARVVAIFLMLSRASALTSDIFAAGKSDKEILDNLLKNSRYDKRLLPPVDGVLTVNVSVLLLSLASPDESSLKYEVEFLLQQQWYDPRLRYSNQSHYDFLNAIHHHEDIWLPDTYFIMHGDFKDPIIPMHFALRIYRNGTINYLMRRHLILSCQGRLNIFPFDDPLCSFALESISYEQSAITYVWKNDEDTLRKSPSLTTLNAYLIQNQTIPCPIKASWRAEGNSLYEEDEEMTCNLCQRRFEEQGNYSCLKVDLIFTRDRAFYFTTVFIPGIILVTSSFITFWLEWNAVPARSMIGNYSCLKVDLIFTRDRSFYFTTVFIPGIILVTSSFITFWLEWNAVPARVMIGVTTMLNFFTTSNGFRSTLPVVSNLTAMNVWDGVCMCFIYASLLEFVCVNYVGRKRPLHNVVYRPGENPVTQRLPAVLSRIGIILASPLPGDKKRESTGGADLVSCTACTGPGACTHTANNGGVSEPCFVQVRKKEPPHPIRVAKTIDVIARITFPTAYAVFLIFFFIHYKAFS from the exons ATGGGTTGGTCATGCGTCGTGGCACGCGTTGTGGCCATCTTCCTCATGCTCAGCCGAGCATCAGCCCTCACATCAGACAT ATTTGCAGCGGGAAAGTCGGACAAAGAGATACTGGACAACCTTCTGAAAAACTCCCGCTATGACAAAAGACTGCTGCCACCAGTAGATG gtgTCCTCACCGTAAATGTAAGCGTACTACTTCTTAGCTTAGCCTCTCCAGACGAATCTAGTctt AAATACGAAGTGGAATTCTTACTTCAGCAGCAGTGGTACGATCCTCGACTGCGCTATTCCAACCAGTCCCATTACGACTTCCTTAACGCCATCCATCATCACGAAGATATCTGGTTGCCGGATACTTATTTCATCATGCACGGTGACTTTAAG GACCCGATAATACCGATGCATTTCGCTTTGCGAATATATCGCAATGGTACTATAAACTATTTGATGCGGCGGCATCTCATCCTGTCGTGTCAGGGACGGCTCAACATCTTTCCTTTTGATGACCCATTGTGTTCATTTGCCTTAGAAAGTA TATCGTACGAGCAGTCAGCCATCACCTACGTGTGGAAGAACGACGAAGACACGCTGCGCAAGTCACCGTCACTGACGACTCTCAATGCATACCTCATCCAGAATCAAACCATTCCCTGCCCTATCAAAGCCAGTTGGAGAG CTGAGGGTAATTCACTTTACGAGGAAGACGAAGAGATGACATGTAATCTTTGCCAGAGACGCTTTGAGGAGCAAG GTAACTACAGCTGTCTAAAGGTCGACTTAATATTTACTAGAGACCGAGCGTTCTACTTTACTACAGTATTTATCCCTGGAATAATTCTGGTGACCTCTTCCTTCATCACGTTTTGGCTGGAATGGAATGCAGTACCAGCCCGTTCTATGATAG GTAATTACAGCTGCCTCAAAGTGGATCTTATCTTCACGCGGGATAGATCATTTTACTTCACCACAGTTTTCATTCCGGGGATCATTTTGGTGACTTCATCGTTTATTACTTTTTGGCTGGAATGGAATGCAGTGCCTGCTAGAGTAATGATAG GTGTAACAACGATGTTGAATTTTTTCACTACATCGAATGGATTCAGATCGACATTGCCAGTGGTGTCGAACCTGACAGCGATGAACGTGTGGGACGGCGTGTGCATGTGTTTTATCTATGCGTCCTTACTAGAGTTCGTGTGTGTCAACTACGTGGGTAGGAAACGACCCCTACACAACGTCGTCTACCGACCCGGTGAAAATCCAGTCACACAG CGATTGCCTGCAGTCCTGAGCAGAATTGGCATTATACTGGCCAGCCCCTTG CCT GGTGATAAAAAGCGTGAGTCTACAGGAGGAGCGGACCTAGTGTCTTGTACAGCGTGCACGGGTCCCGGCGCCTGCACGCACACCGCCAATAATGGCGGCGTCTCGGAG CCATGTTTCGTCCAGGTTCGCAAAAAAGAACCACCGCACCCGATCCGCGTGGCGAAGACGATTGACGTGATCGCACGGATCACGTTCCCCACTGCCTACGCCGTGTTTCTCATCTTCTTCTTCATTCACTATAAGGCGTTCTCTTAA